The Methanothrix soehngenii GP6 genome has a window encoding:
- a CDS encoding tetratricopeptide repeat protein: MQKDTIIEIWETGTAAARAFEIRIAVDGEVVMNRRLNPVEAMEAREISSQYASFFSNGKKGKNSYLHLLGESIFRLFFQPGWQELGPKILSGGRLIVVSSIPQILLLPWELLRLPGFEDMADGSSPDFAVLRVPMEGGRPASSSLPAPFLSQPSELRRGPLRMLFFSTNLQHFEEEELSLLKAVQGLDIHLEMGETASFEELKSSIESFQPHLVYLSGEAKLSGEVSGGEARLAFMDPAGKLDLRSAEEIAPVLKSGGVECIIIGGEGNGPDPARELLCQRLAEDLLMAVAWNGTVAPQEIVRSLSLGASADEAIWRTGQRMLKEGLEEKEEKKGAIQAYPFIYAVREPTGLFDPNKKREEIKTRYQELPPMPGMTEGHARGFLDRRKDLLRLYPDLRQGAVNALIITGELGRGKSALANFLARMLAASGYFVLPLGGTAHNPISSARLIEAAGLQLAAAGEYQGLEGTKRLLDSSLPVNERLAVLMELLRSNRILIFWDDLDLEEKTGRISDPHLGELFHQMTKGLHSSRAIISSQKVPADASILPRLARNWKLDRLSQAAFLRFMLQDRIIADGYRKGEIAFDALSDLYSLYERDPSKLEQIRSALARGLPKDVDPLARLAECLSPESLLALQRIAVYDVAMSPAGFTAAAGTDLESIAESLPLWEELSLCYKTGNLWAVHSSARPALREGLSPEEIREAHKRAGRFLEEMAESGRSPELFLFRLDGLLEARGHYLEAGDLAEARRVTARISSYLDRRGYYTELIRLNREILELEPDKDSMNWIAQAYAHQMDLENAAQWYKKALDMAPDAFSYQGLGMIQLGRGEYDLAEESLEKALQIHLGQKDQRGEAAVLQALASIDMSRKSGSAAKDKLERAARILEDLGDRMGEAAVLQEMANIDMMQGHYDSAWPRLARSLELAREAKDRAGEAVLLFYLADVDRETGELARATEELDCALAITRDLGDRKGMAASLHGLGMISSQAGEMEMAAEHFREALQVYQELKDQAGEAGALFQLGALAVQMDRIQEGLRLMALSAVVLRSINSDEVKNIEPVVERLASQLNFSQDQFVAMLQEVMHSYVKDKGRGLIERTFGG; the protein is encoded by the coding sequence ATGCAAAAGGATACTATCATTGAGATTTGGGAGACGGGCACTGCTGCCGCCAGGGCCTTTGAAATAAGAATAGCAGTGGACGGGGAGGTGGTCATGAACAGACGGCTCAACCCGGTTGAGGCTATGGAGGCCAGAGAGATATCCTCTCAGTATGCGTCTTTCTTTTCTAACGGCAAAAAAGGGAAGAATAGCTACCTTCATCTCCTGGGCGAGAGCATCTTCCGCCTATTTTTTCAGCCGGGCTGGCAGGAGCTGGGGCCGAAGATCCTATCTGGGGGACGGCTGATTGTGGTATCGAGCATACCCCAGATCCTGCTGCTCCCCTGGGAGCTTCTCCGCCTTCCGGGATTTGAGGATATGGCCGATGGCTCATCCCCGGATTTTGCCGTCCTGCGCGTGCCAATGGAAGGTGGCCGGCCCGCCAGCTCATCCCTTCCTGCACCATTTCTCTCTCAGCCCTCTGAACTGAGAAGAGGCCCCTTGAGAATGCTCTTTTTCTCCACCAATCTGCAGCATTTTGAGGAGGAGGAGCTGTCCCTTCTCAAGGCGGTGCAGGGATTAGATATCCACCTGGAGATGGGCGAGACCGCCTCCTTCGAGGAGCTGAAAAGCAGCATTGAGTCTTTTCAGCCTCATCTGGTATACCTTTCCGGTGAGGCAAAACTGTCCGGCGAAGTCTCCGGGGGAGAGGCAAGGCTAGCCTTCATGGATCCTGCGGGCAAGCTTGACCTGAGATCTGCAGAGGAGATAGCTCCCGTTCTGAAGAGTGGCGGGGTTGAGTGCATAATTATTGGAGGGGAAGGGAATGGCCCTGACCCTGCCAGGGAGCTTCTCTGCCAGAGGCTGGCAGAAGATCTGCTCATGGCTGTAGCCTGGAATGGTACCGTCGCCCCTCAGGAGATCGTTCGCTCTCTTTCCCTGGGCGCATCTGCAGATGAAGCCATATGGAGGACCGGGCAGAGGATGCTGAAAGAAGGCTTGGAAGAAAAGGAGGAGAAGAAGGGAGCGATACAGGCCTATCCCTTTATTTATGCCGTCAGAGAGCCAACAGGTCTCTTCGATCCCAATAAGAAGAGAGAGGAGATAAAAACAAGATACCAAGAGCTTCCTCCAATGCCTGGGATGACGGAAGGACATGCCAGGGGTTTTCTTGACAGAAGAAAAGATTTGCTTCGACTCTATCCCGATTTGAGACAGGGTGCGGTCAACGCTCTGATCATCACTGGCGAGCTTGGCCGAGGGAAGAGCGCTCTTGCCAATTTCCTGGCCAGAATGCTGGCCGCATCAGGCTACTTTGTGCTGCCTCTGGGAGGCACTGCCCACAACCCCATAAGCTCTGCCCGACTGATAGAAGCAGCAGGCCTGCAGCTGGCAGCGGCAGGAGAGTATCAAGGACTGGAGGGGACAAAGAGGCTCTTAGATTCATCGCTCCCGGTTAATGAGAGGCTGGCTGTTTTGATGGAGCTTCTCCGATCCAACCGCATACTCATATTCTGGGATGACCTCGATCTTGAGGAGAAGACGGGCAGGATCTCGGATCCTCATCTTGGCGAGCTTTTCCATCAGATGACTAAAGGCCTCCATTCCAGCCGGGCGATCATCTCCTCACAAAAGGTCCCTGCGGATGCCTCCATTCTGCCCCGTCTGGCTAGAAACTGGAAGCTGGATCGGCTCTCTCAAGCAGCTTTCCTGAGGTTCATGCTCCAGGATAGAATTATAGCTGATGGCTACCGCAAAGGCGAGATCGCATTCGATGCCCTGTCGGACCTCTATTCCCTCTACGAGAGAGATCCGTCTAAATTAGAGCAGATCCGCAGCGCTCTGGCCAGAGGGCTGCCAAAAGATGTCGATCCCCTGGCTAGGCTCGCCGAGTGCCTCAGCCCCGAGTCTCTCCTGGCCCTCCAACGCATAGCGGTCTACGATGTAGCAATGAGCCCGGCAGGCTTTACAGCCGCAGCCGGGACCGATCTGGAGAGCATAGCCGAGAGCTTGCCCCTCTGGGAGGAGCTGTCGCTCTGCTATAAGACCGGCAATCTGTGGGCGGTTCATTCCTCCGCTCGCCCTGCCCTTCGAGAGGGGTTGAGCCCGGAGGAGATAAGAGAGGCTCATAAGAGGGCAGGCCGATTTCTGGAGGAGATGGCGGAATCGGGCCGCTCCCCGGAGCTTTTCTTGTTCCGTCTGGACGGCCTCTTAGAGGCGCGGGGGCACTATCTGGAGGCCGGCGACCTGGCTGAGGCGAGGAGGGTGACCGCCAGGATCAGCAGCTACCTGGATCGGAGGGGATACTACACCGAGCTGATAAGGCTGAACAGAGAGATACTGGAGCTGGAGCCGGACAAGGATTCAATGAATTGGATCGCCCAGGCCTATGCTCATCAGATGGATCTTGAGAATGCTGCCCAGTGGTACAAAAAGGCCCTGGATATGGCTCCGGATGCCTTCAGCTATCAAGGGCTGGGCATGATCCAGCTTGGCCGGGGAGAGTATGATCTGGCTGAGGAGAGCTTAGAGAAAGCTCTACAGATTCATCTGGGCCAGAAAGACCAGCGGGGAGAGGCAGCAGTTCTGCAGGCTCTGGCCTCCATTGATATGTCACGGAAGAGCGGCTCTGCGGCTAAAGATAAGCTGGAGAGGGCTGCCCGGATCCTTGAGGATCTGGGAGATAGGATGGGGGAGGCTGCGGTCTTGCAGGAGATGGCGAATATCGATATGATGCAAGGCCACTACGATTCTGCCTGGCCCAGGCTGGCCCGATCCCTGGAGCTGGCCAGAGAGGCAAAAGATCGAGCAGGTGAGGCGGTACTGCTCTTTTATCTGGCCGATGTTGACCGGGAGACCGGAGAGCTTGCTCGGGCAACAGAGGAGCTTGATTGTGCCCTGGCCATCACCAGGGATCTGGGCGACCGCAAAGGGATGGCCGCCAGCCTGCATGGATTGGGAATGATCAGCTCTCAGGCAGGGGAGATGGAAATGGCCGCGGAGCATTTCCGGGAGGCTTTGCAGGTCTATCAGGAACTGAAAGATCAGGCGGGTGAGGCAGGAGCGCTCTTTCAGCTCGGCGCCCTGGCGGTGCAGATGGACAGGATCCAGGAAGGGCTCCGCCTCATGGCTTTATCTGCAGTGGTCTTGAGAAGCATCAATAGCGATGAGGTCAAGAACATCGAGCCGGTGGTGGAGCGGCTGGCCTCGCAGCTCAACTTTAGCCAGGATCAGTTCGTAGCTATGCTCCAGGAGGTCATGCACAGCTATGTCAAAGATAAAGGAAGGGGCCTCATAGAAAGGACTTTTGGAGGATAA